The following proteins come from a genomic window of Oligoflexia bacterium:
- the carB gene encoding carbamoyl-phosphate synthase large subunit produces the protein MPKRTDIKKVLLLGSGPIVIGQACEFDYSGTQACKALREEGYEVILVNSNPATIMTDPESAHRVYIEPLEVPWLEKIIEIERPQALIPTLGGQTALNAAIKLHEAGVLKKYNVELLGASIEAINKAEDRQLFKQIMKDIGANTPKSFNVHSLEEGQAAARELGFPIVLRPSFTMGGSGGGIAYSQKEFEEVLASGLLESPTHEVLVEQSVLGWKEFELEVMRDYKGTFVVICSIENFDPMGVHTGDSITVAPALTLTDREYQEMRNEARKVIEAIGVATGGANIQFAINPDNGQRIVIEMNPRVSRSSALASKATGFPIAKIAAKLAVGFELEDILNDITKTTPSCFEPSIDYIVTKIPRFDFEKFPGVKDSLTTQMKSVGEVMGIGRTFKESLHKALASLENGTGGFDEVVFDEKKLTEPNSRRIFYVAQAFRENYSVEKIADLTKITPWFLEQIKTLIDAEKNIKLEDLRDSKKLLALKKFGFTDKRIAKLLKISDEQIRKTRQGFGIRPGFWSVDTCAGEFESNTPYYYSSYSAPSQTPLNLHNSVVVLGSGPNRIGQAIEFDYSCVQGIKTARANGYKAVMINSNPETVSTDYDTSDYLFFEPLTSEHVIEVLDFIKPVGVCVQLGGQTPINLAPFIEKSGHKILGSTLATIEDAEDREKFSKLCFAIGLTLPKHKTATNIKDALRVAQEVGFPVICRPSFVLGGRRMEVLGSVEELKNYLDRYDDLMSEQSPLLIDEFLDDALEVDVDVVSDGENVLIGGIIEHIENAGTHSGDAMGVLPPQRLQSEVIANIENLSRSLCQNLKIIGHMNLQLAIKEDKVYVLEANPRSSRSVPFVAKATGIPLVKLGMQCMLGQRLTVTHYWRNLDTISVKGVVFPFKKFSEVDTLLGPEMRSTGESMGRSTKDQEGNPDYVEALEKAFVSSGVKIPRDGQVFISIRDKDKKRGSKIAQGLLSGGFRLIATKGTAEFLSSQGLPVEAVNKVRDGSPHCVDLILDGKIQMVVNTTAGARSISDSFSIRRSCVERNVPCLTEISVAEAMVKVLEIQPGKNLKKIRVAPLSR, from the coding sequence TTGCCTAAACGTACCGATATCAAAAAAGTATTACTCTTAGGTAGTGGTCCAATTGTTATTGGACAAGCCTGTGAGTTTGATTACTCAGGTACTCAAGCATGCAAAGCCCTGCGCGAAGAGGGCTATGAAGTAATTCTTGTAAATTCAAATCCTGCCACAATTATGACTGATCCAGAGTCAGCACATCGTGTTTACATTGAACCACTTGAAGTTCCATGGCTTGAAAAAATCATTGAAATTGAAAGACCACAAGCATTGATTCCAACACTTGGGGGGCAAACTGCTCTAAATGCGGCCATAAAACTTCACGAAGCAGGAGTGCTTAAAAAATATAATGTAGAACTTTTAGGTGCTTCGATAGAAGCGATCAATAAAGCTGAAGATCGTCAACTTTTTAAGCAGATCATGAAAGACATCGGAGCAAACACTCCAAAAAGCTTTAACGTGCATTCACTCGAAGAAGGGCAAGCAGCTGCTCGTGAGCTTGGTTTTCCAATTGTTTTAAGGCCAAGCTTTACAATGGGTGGTTCTGGCGGTGGAATTGCTTATTCTCAAAAAGAATTTGAAGAGGTATTAGCATCAGGATTATTAGAATCACCCACTCATGAAGTTTTAGTTGAACAAAGTGTTTTGGGTTGGAAAGAATTTGAACTTGAAGTCATGCGTGACTACAAGGGCACGTTCGTTGTCATTTGCTCAATTGAGAATTTTGATCCCATGGGTGTTCACACGGGTGATAGTATTACTGTCGCTCCAGCACTGACATTGACTGATCGTGAATATCAAGAAATGCGCAACGAAGCGCGAAAAGTTATTGAGGCCATTGGTGTTGCTACAGGTGGAGCAAACATCCAGTTTGCGATAAACCCCGATAATGGTCAGCGCATTGTTATCGAAATGAATCCACGTGTATCTAGAAGTTCAGCACTGGCAAGTAAAGCCACTGGATTTCCGATTGCAAAGATTGCAGCAAAGTTAGCTGTTGGGTTTGAGCTTGAAGATATTCTTAATGACATAACAAAAACAACGCCGAGTTGTTTTGAACCTAGTATTGATTATATTGTCACAAAAATTCCTCGTTTTGATTTCGAGAAGTTCCCAGGTGTAAAAGACAGTCTGACAACACAGATGAAAAGTGTGGGCGAAGTAATGGGTATTGGCCGCACTTTTAAAGAAAGTCTTCATAAAGCCCTAGCCTCTCTTGAAAATGGTACGGGCGGATTTGACGAAGTGGTATTTGATGAAAAGAAATTAACTGAGCCCAACAGTCGGCGCATATTTTACGTGGCCCAGGCTTTTAGAGAGAACTATTCTGTTGAAAAAATCGCAGACCTTACAAAAATCACCCCTTGGTTTTTAGAACAAATTAAAACTCTCATCGATGCAGAAAAAAATATTAAACTTGAAGATTTAAGAGATTCAAAAAAATTACTCGCACTTAAAAAGTTTGGATTCACAGATAAACGTATCGCAAAACTACTTAAAATCAGTGATGAGCAAATTAGAAAAACAAGACAGGGTTTTGGTATCAGGCCGGGCTTTTGGTCTGTTGATACATGTGCTGGTGAGTTTGAATCAAACACTCCTTATTATTATTCAAGCTATAGCGCCCCATCTCAGACTCCTTTAAATCTTCATAACTCTGTTGTTGTTTTAGGAAGTGGTCCTAATAGAATTGGCCAGGCCATTGAGTTTGATTACAGCTGTGTACAAGGAATTAAAACAGCCCGAGCAAATGGTTATAAAGCCGTCATGATTAATAGTAATCCTGAAACTGTATCAACAGATTATGATACCAGTGATTATTTATTCTTTGAACCACTTACCAGTGAACATGTAATTGAAGTTTTAGATTTTATTAAGCCTGTGGGTGTATGCGTGCAACTCGGTGGTCAAACACCAATAAATTTAGCACCTTTTATTGAGAAGTCAGGGCATAAGATTCTAGGTTCAACCTTAGCAACAATTGAGGATGCAGAAGACAGAGAGAAGTTTTCAAAACTTTGTTTTGCTATTGGTTTAACATTACCCAAACATAAAACGGCCACAAATATTAAAGACGCATTAAGGGTTGCTCAAGAAGTAGGGTTTCCTGTGATATGTCGACCAAGTTTTGTGTTAGGCGGTCGTCGGATGGAAGTCTTGGGCTCGGTAGAAGAATTAAAAAATTATCTAGATCGATATGACGATCTCATGAGTGAACAAAGTCCACTTCTCATCGATGAATTTCTAGATGATGCTTTAGAAGTAGATGTAGATGTTGTCAGTGACGGTGAAAACGTTCTTATTGGCGGCATCATTGAGCATATTGAAAACGCTGGCACCCATAGTGGTGATGCCATGGGAGTATTACCCCCACAAAGATTGCAAAGTGAAGTCATAGCCAATATTGAAAATCTCTCTCGCTCTTTATGTCAAAATTTAAAAATCATTGGGCATATGAATCTGCAATTAGCCATCAAAGAAGATAAAGTCTATGTTTTAGAGGCAAACCCTCGATCATCCAGATCTGTCCCTTTTGTAGCTAAAGCTACGGGTATTCCACTAGTAAAATTAGGCATGCAATGCATGTTAGGGCAGCGATTAACAGTTACGCATTACTGGAGAAATCTTGACACTATTTCTGTCAAAGGTGTTGTGTTTCCGTTTAAAAAGTTTTCTGAAGTAGACACACTTCTTGGTCCTGAAATGCGCTCTACGGGTGAATCAATGGGGCGTTCTACAAAAGATCAGGAGGGTAATCCTGATTATGTTGAAGCTCTCGAGAAAGCTTTTGTTTCTTCAGGCGTGAAGATTCCTCGCGACGGACAAGTTTTCATTTCTATACGCGATAAAGATAAAAAAAGAGGAAGCAAGATTGCTCAAGGTTTACTTAGCGGGGGTTTTAGGCTCATCGCAACAAAAGGCACGGCAGAATTTTTAAGTAGCCAAGGTCTACCAGTTGAAGCCGTGAACAAGGTTCGTGACGGAAGTCCTCATTGTGTCGATTTGATTTTAGACGGTAAAATTCAAATGGTTGTAAATACAACTGCTGGGGCGCGTTCGATTTCCGACAGTTTTAGTATTAGGCGCAGCTGTGTTGAACGCAATGTGCCATGTTTGACCGAAATTTCAGTAGCAGAGGCTATGGTTAAAGTTTTAGAGATCCAACCAGGTAAAAATCTTAAAAAGATTCGTGTTGCTCCACTTAGTCGATGA
- the carA gene encoding glutamine-hydrolyzing carbamoyl-phosphate synthase small subunit: MHLTGFLVLEDEKVFEGTWHGNSDWTGVGEVVFNTSLVGYQEVITDPSYYQQIIVMTAPEQGNYGVSDNERESKKVWCEAFVCLELNRSSDARRGNLEDELSSFKRPALSSIDTRSLTLYLRTRGTPWGAAVRADSAEEAKRLALPLIAEHKRKVSSDWVYDITVKKSEFFPGQKDKGRIAILDYGVKSNIVGELRKRSAQIAVFGSRTPAHEVLDWSPDGIVLTNGPGDPAAVQVAVGELSKLLGQKPIMGICMGHQLLARALGGKTFKLKFGHRGSNHPVKNLKTGEIYMTAQNHGYAVDKDLPSGVNVSQINLYDNTVEGIEAPALNAWSVQYHPEAGPGPHDSRVLFDHFISEVVR; encoded by the coding sequence ATGCATCTGACAGGCTTCCTGGTTCTTGAAGATGAAAAAGTATTTGAAGGAACCTGGCATGGAAATTCTGATTGGACAGGTGTAGGAGAAGTCGTTTTCAATACTTCACTTGTTGGGTATCAAGAGGTCATAACTGATCCGAGTTATTATCAACAAATCATCGTGATGACAGCGCCTGAGCAAGGCAATTATGGTGTTTCAGATAATGAACGTGAATCAAAAAAAGTTTGGTGTGAGGCGTTTGTTTGTCTTGAACTTAATCGCAGTTCAGATGCACGTCGTGGCAATCTTGAAGATGAATTAAGTTCCTTTAAGCGACCAGCGCTGAGTTCAATTGATACACGATCATTAACGCTTTATCTTCGCACGCGAGGAACTCCGTGGGGAGCCGCTGTTCGTGCTGATAGCGCAGAAGAAGCAAAGCGTTTGGCTTTGCCACTGATTGCTGAGCATAAACGTAAGGTTTCTTCAGATTGGGTTTATGACATTACAGTTAAAAAATCTGAGTTTTTTCCAGGTCAAAAAGACAAAGGCCGAATTGCTATTCTTGATTATGGGGTGAAGTCAAATATTGTGGGTGAACTTCGTAAACGAAGTGCCCAGATCGCAGTATTTGGTTCGCGCACACCGGCACATGAAGTTTTAGATTGGTCACCTGATGGAATCGTACTTACCAATGGCCCTGGTGATCCGGCCGCCGTTCAAGTTGCAGTGGGTGAGCTTAGTAAATTATTAGGGCAAAAACCAATCATGGGAATTTGCATGGGACATCAACTCTTAGCCCGTGCCCTTGGTGGAAAAACTTTTAAGCTCAAATTTGGACATCGCGGTTCGAATCACCCCGTAAAAAATCTTAAAACAGGAGAGATCTACATGACTGCCCAGAATCACGGTTATGCAGTTGATAAAGATCTTCCAAGTGGAGTGAATGTGAGTCAAATCAATCTCTACGACAACACTGTCGAGGGTATCGAAGCCCCTGCTTTAAATGCATGGAGTGTGCAGTATCACCCTGAGGCGGGGCCAGGCCCCCATGATTCAAGGGTGTTGTTTGATCATTTTATAAGTGAAGTGGTCCGATGA
- a CDS encoding phosphate/phosphite/phosphonate ABC transporter substrate-binding protein: MPHFSKWILFFACFLYAMVGLAKSEGPNSITIGFIPGENPEWLKKNGVELAKYLQQKLDVPINIYISKDYKGLGEAMREKKVDFAFFSASTFVEAEKKAGAKVLLKKVWEGPFYYSAIITTKASKINNLNSLKGKRFGYVDQHSASGHLYPLVMLKNKKIDSESYFKEIKFFGQHENSVKGLIKGDVDAVAVYADDPKGKTGAWNRFAPEQSENIKVLWVSDPIPNDPFCVRQDFYDKYPRLTHDMMFSLIDMRDEPAEKNILKNLYGIKSMDLATSKQYDPVRELVKYLDKGKSQ; encoded by the coding sequence ATGCCGCATTTTTCAAAATGGATTTTATTTTTCGCATGTTTTCTTTATGCGATGGTTGGTTTAGCAAAATCTGAAGGCCCCAATTCTATTACAATTGGTTTTATTCCTGGTGAAAATCCTGAATGGCTTAAAAAAAATGGAGTTGAGCTAGCTAAGTATCTTCAACAGAAACTTGATGTACCTATTAATATTTATATTTCAAAAGATTACAAAGGTTTGGGAGAAGCCATGCGAGAGAAAAAGGTCGACTTCGCATTTTTCTCTGCAAGTACATTTGTAGAGGCCGAAAAAAAAGCAGGTGCGAAAGTTTTACTTAAAAAAGTATGGGAAGGACCTTTTTACTACAGTGCTATAATAACCACTAAAGCAAGTAAGATTAATAATCTTAACAGCCTTAAAGGAAAACGTTTTGGTTATGTTGATCAGCATAGTGCTTCGGGGCATTTATATCCGCTCGTGATGCTTAAAAATAAAAAAATCGATAGTGAAAGTTATTTTAAAGAGATCAAGTTTTTTGGTCAGCATGAAAACTCAGTTAAAGGTCTCATCAAGGGTGATGTAGATGCCGTGGCTGTTTATGCTGATGATCCTAAAGGTAAAACTGGCGCATGGAATCGTTTTGCACCTGAGCAAAGTGAAAATATTAAAGTGCTATGGGTGAGTGACCCTATTCCAAATGATCCATTTTGTGTGAGACAAGATTTCTATGACAAGTACCCTCGTCTAACTCATGACATGATGTTTTCTTTAATTGACATGCGAGACGAACCAGCTGAGAAAAATATTCTTAAAAACCTCTACGGAATTAAATCAATGGATCTCGCAACAAGTAAACAGTATGATCCGGTTAGAGAACTAGTGAAATACTTAGACAAAGGGAAATCTCAGTAA